GAAAGGTGAGTGGGGGAAGGATTTATCTCAACGGAAAGGACATAACCGGGAAGACCCCCCGGGAGCTCTACGACATGGGGATGGCCCACGTCCCTGAGGACAGGACGCATATGGGTCTCATACTGGACATGACCGTTACGGAGAATTCAGTCCTCGGCCTGCACTGGCGGCCGAAGTTTCAGCGCTTTAAGGGGGTTATCCACTGGGGCAAGGTCAGGAAGCATGCGCAGGCCCTCATAGAGCAGTTCGACATCTCTGCGCCAGGAACAGAGGCCCCTGTCAAGTCCCTCAGCGGTGGAAACCAGCAGAAGCTCATCGTTGCGAGGGAAGTGAGCAAGGAGCCGGTCTTCATCATAGCAGCACAACCGACGCGCGGTGTTGACGTTGCCTCCACGGAGTACATCAGGAACTACCTCGTCAAGCTGAGGAACGAGGGCAAAGCTGTTCTCCTCGTCTCGGCCGACCTCGATGAGGTCCTCCAGCTCAGCGACAGGATGGGGATTATCTATGAGGGCGAGTTCATGGGCGTTGTGAAGCCCGAGGAAGTAACCACAGAAGAGATAGGAATGATGATGGGGGGAATACGCTATGAAGAAATCAGGAAGTGATCTGACCAAAGCATTGAATCCCCGCCCCTTCATCGAGAGCCTCATAGCCATACTCGTCGGCTTCATAATCGGTGCTATAGTGCTCGTGGCCTTCGGATACGACCCGCTGGCTGCTTACTACTGGCTGTTCACTGGTGCATTGGGTTCGGCCAGGGGTATAGCATCAACCCTCAAGTACGCCACACCGATAATGCTCACGGCTTTGACCTTCGCGATAGGCACGAGGACCGGAATCTTCAACATCGGTGCGGAGAGCTCCTTCTACTTCGGCGCAATAGCGGCTGTCATCTTCACCAACATCTGGGCCAACATGTGGTTCGGCCTCCTGATGGGCATGCTCTTCGGAGCCCTGTGGGCGCTCCCTGCGGCGGCCCTCAAGGTCTACCGCGGCGTCCACGAGGTCATATCCACCATCATGCTCAACTGGATCGGCTGGTTCTTCGTCCTCTGGCTCATAGTCGGCCCCTACGCCAACCCCAACGACCCCAACAAGACCATAAGGATACCTGAAGCGGCCAGGCTTCCCGAGATAGGCTACGGCCTCTCCATAGCGATAATCATCGCGGTCATAGCGGCGCTCCTCACCTACTTCCTGCTTTGGCACACCACGATGGGCTTCGGCATGCGTGCAAGTGGAATCAACCAGAAAGCGGCGCGCTACGCTGGAATGAACCCTAAGTTGGCCGTCATGTGGTCCTTCATCATCGGCGGCCTGCTCAGCGGCCTCGGCGGCGCCATGAAGATAATGGGTGAGGGGCCGGGATACGCGATAAGCCAGGGCGGGGCCAACATCTACGGGTTCGGTTTCGATGGAATCGGCGTTTCCCTCGTCGGCAGGAACCATCCGCTTGGAATAATTCTCTCGGCTCTGTTCTTTGGAATGCTCCGCGCCGGAACTGCCATGATGCAGGCCAGGGCCCAGGTTCCGCTGGAAATCATCAAGGTTATCCAGGGAATCATCGTCATAGCAGTAGCCATTCCGAGCCTCTACGACCTGGTTAAGAAAGCCGTCCACAGGGGGGCTGCCCAATGAACGCGGGTGACGTGATTACCATCCTCATAACCTCCCTCATGGCCATGGTTCCCATCGTCCTGACCAGCGTTGGTGCCGCGTGGA
The sequence above is drawn from the Thermococcus pacificus genome and encodes:
- a CDS encoding ABC transporter permease, whose product is MKKSGSDLTKALNPRPFIESLIAILVGFIIGAIVLVAFGYDPLAAYYWLFTGALGSARGIASTLKYATPIMLTALTFAIGTRTGIFNIGAESSFYFGAIAAVIFTNIWANMWFGLLMGMLFGALWALPAAALKVYRGVHEVISTIMLNWIGWFFVLWLIVGPYANPNDPNKTIRIPEAARLPEIGYGLSIAIIIAVIAALLTYFLLWHTTMGFGMRASGINQKAARYAGMNPKLAVMWSFIIGGLLSGLGGAMKIMGEGPGYAISQGGANIYGFGFDGIGVSLVGRNHPLGIILSALFFGMLRAGTAMMQARAQVPLEIIKVIQGIIVIAVAIPSLYDLVKKAVHRGAAQ